One genomic segment of Anser cygnoides isolate HZ-2024a breed goose chromosome 20, Taihu_goose_T2T_genome, whole genome shotgun sequence includes these proteins:
- the NTNG2 gene encoding netrin-G2 isoform X1 — protein sequence MLYLLALLLHRLPLAMGQYDICKSWVTTDDGPSWEFYACQPKAMRMKDYVTVRVDPAGITCGDPPERFCTHENPYLCSDECDASNPDLAHPPKLMFDSEDEGLATYWQSVTWRRYPEPLLANITLSWNKSIELTDDIVITFEYGRPTIMMLEKSLDNGRTWHPYQYYADDCMEAFSMPARRVRDLSTTSANRVLCTEEYSRWVGSKKEKTVRFEVRDRFAIFAGPDLKNMDNLYTRLESAKGLKDFFTVTDLRMRLLRPALGGTYVQRENLYKYFYAVSNIEVTGRCKCNLHANLCTFKEGSLQCECEHNTTGQDCGKCKKNFRSRSWRAGSYLPLPNGSPNACAAAGSAFGTFERPQRVTTAKTTTAKTTTTTTTTPTSTTTTSTTTTTSTPLPATTTTQPASITRPVPELAASVPVKERQKKTDYTSLSAAAPLQVGFPPAKAGTASEAVQGPKNAAALGPKLKPPEPPKNIRVAPKSKAGRTAHTAGKKHKKKPASSNISKLIRLKPDSGPVAPIETYKDCECYGHSNRCSYIDFLNVVTCVSCKHNTRGQHCQHCRLGFYRNSSAELDDENVCIECNCNQIGSLHDRCNETGYCECKEGATGPKCDDCLPNYYWRQGCFPNVCDEELLLCQNGGTCYQNQRCVCPVGFKGVLCQQSRCEVDKKDCDGAPSARAGLGTILLSVLVLQLRGFVDL from the exons ATGCTGTACCTGCTCGCTCTCCTTCTGCACCGTCTCCCCTTGGCCATGGGACAGTATGACATTTGCAAGTCCTGGGTGACCACAGACGATGGCCCGTCATGGGAGTTTTACGCTTGTCAGCCCAAGGCCATGCGGATGAAGGATTATGTGACAGTGAGAGTGGATCCAGCAGGCATCACCTGTGGGGACCCTCCGGAGCGGTTCTGCACCCAC GAGAACCCGTACCTGTGCAGCGACGAGTGCGATGCCTCCAACCCCGACCTGGCCCACCCGCCCAAGCTCATGTTCGACAGCGAGGACGAAGGGCTGGCCACGTACTGGCAGAGCGTGACGTGGCGCCGGTACCCGGAGCCACTGCTGGCCAACATCACGCTGTCCTGGAACAAGAGCATCGAGCTGACGGACGACATCGTGATAACCTTTGAGTATGGCCGGCCCACCATCATGATGCTGGAGAAGTCGCTGGACAACGGGAGGACTTGGCACCCGTACCAGTATTACGCAGATGACTGCATGGAGGCCTTCAGCATGCCAGCACGGAGGGTCCGGGACCTCTCCACCACCAGTGCCAACAGGGTCCTCTGCACGGAGGAGTATTCCCGCTGGGTGGGATCCAAAAAGGAGAAGACTGTCCGGTTCGAGGTGAGGGACCGCTTTGCCATCTTTGCTGGCCCCGACCTCAAGAACATGGACAACTTGTACACACGGCTGGAGAGCGCCAAAGGGCTCAAGGACTTCTTCACCGTGACTGACCTGAGGATGAGGCTGCTGAGGCCAGCCCTGGGGGGCACCTACGTGCAGAGGGAGAACCTGTACAAGTACTTCTACGCCGTCTCCAACATTGAAGTCACCGGCAG GTGTAAATGCAACCTCCACGCTAACCTGTGTACCTTCAAAGAGGGCAGCCTTCAGTGCGAGTGTGAGCACAACACCACGGGGCAGGACTGCGGCAAGTGCAAGAAGAACTTTCGCTCCAGGTCTTGGCGAGCAGGATCCTACCTGCCTCTCCCCAACGGGTCCCCCAACGCAT gTGCAGCTGCAGGCTCAGCCTTTGGCA CGTTTGAGCGACCGCAGCGGGTTACCACCGCAAAAACGACCACtgcaaaaaccaccaccaccaccaccaccacccccaccagcaccactaccaccagcaccaccaccaccaccagcacccccctacctgccaccaccaccacccaaccAG CAAGCATCACCAGACCAGTCCCTGAGCTCGCTGCCTCTGTGCCTGtcaaagagagacagaaaaaaacag ACTACACCAGCTTGTCAGCGGCTGCCCCGCTGCAAGTGGGCTTTCCCCCGGCCAaggctggcacagcatcagaaG CTGTTCAGGGCCCAAAAAATGCAGCAGCCCTCGGACCTAAGCTGAAGCCACCAGAGCCTCCCAAGAACATTCGAG TGGCCCCGAAGAGCAAAGCAGGGCGCACAGCGCACACTGCAGGCAAGAAGCACAAGAAGAAGCCAG CATCCTCAAACATCTCCAAACTCATCCGGCTCAAACCAGACTCTGGCCCAGTGGCTCCTATCGAAACATATAAAG ACTGCGAGTGCTACGGCCACTCCAACCGCTGCAGCTACATCGACTTCCTCAACGTGGTGACCTGCGTGAGCTGCAAGCACAACACGCGGggccagcactgccagcactgccgCCTGGGCTTCTACCGCAACAGCTCGGCGGAGCTGGACGACGAGAATGTATGCATAG AATGTAACTGCAACCAGATCGGCTCCCTGCACGACCGCTGCAACGAGACCGGCTACTGTGAATGCAAAGAAGGTGCCACGGGGCCCAAGTGCGACGACTGCCTGCCCAACTACTACTGGAGGCAGGGCTGCTTCC CCAACGTCTGTGACGAggagctcctgctctgccagaaCGGCGGCACCTGCTACCAGAACCAGCGCTGCGTCTGCCCCGTAGGCTTCAAGGGGGTCCTGTGCCAGCAATCGCGGTGCGAAGTCGACAAAAAGGACTGCGACGGTGCCCCCAGCGCGCGCGCCGGCCTCGGCACCATCCTCCTCAGCGTGCTCGTCCTGCAGCTGCGCGGCTTCGTGGACCTCTGA
- the NTNG2 gene encoding netrin-G2 isoform X2, with the protein MLYLLALLLHRLPLAMGQYDICKSWVTTDDGPSWEFYACQPKAMRMKDYVTVRVDPAGITCGDPPERFCTHENPYLCSDECDASNPDLAHPPKLMFDSEDEGLATYWQSVTWRRYPEPLLANITLSWNKSIELTDDIVITFEYGRPTIMMLEKSLDNGRTWHPYQYYADDCMEAFSMPARRVRDLSTTSANRVLCTEEYSRWVGSKKEKTVRFEVRDRFAIFAGPDLKNMDNLYTRLESAKGLKDFFTVTDLRMRLLRPALGGTYVQRENLYKYFYAVSNIEVTGRCKCNLHANLCTFKEGSLQCECEHNTTGQDCGKCKKNFRSRSWRAGSYLPLPNGSPNACAAAGSAFGTFERPQRVTTAKTTTAKTTTTTTTTPTSTTTTSTTTTTSTPLPATTTTQPASITRPVPELAASVPVKERQKKTAVQGPKNAAALGPKLKPPEPPKNIRVAPKSKAGRTAHTAGKKHKKKPASSNISKLIRLKPDSGPVAPIETYKDCECYGHSNRCSYIDFLNVVTCVSCKHNTRGQHCQHCRLGFYRNSSAELDDENVCIECNCNQIGSLHDRCNETGYCECKEGATGPKCDDCLPNYYWRQGCFPNVCDEELLLCQNGGTCYQNQRCVCPVGFKGVLCQQSRCEVDKKDCDGAPSARAGLGTILLSVLVLQLRGFVDL; encoded by the exons ATGCTGTACCTGCTCGCTCTCCTTCTGCACCGTCTCCCCTTGGCCATGGGACAGTATGACATTTGCAAGTCCTGGGTGACCACAGACGATGGCCCGTCATGGGAGTTTTACGCTTGTCAGCCCAAGGCCATGCGGATGAAGGATTATGTGACAGTGAGAGTGGATCCAGCAGGCATCACCTGTGGGGACCCTCCGGAGCGGTTCTGCACCCAC GAGAACCCGTACCTGTGCAGCGACGAGTGCGATGCCTCCAACCCCGACCTGGCCCACCCGCCCAAGCTCATGTTCGACAGCGAGGACGAAGGGCTGGCCACGTACTGGCAGAGCGTGACGTGGCGCCGGTACCCGGAGCCACTGCTGGCCAACATCACGCTGTCCTGGAACAAGAGCATCGAGCTGACGGACGACATCGTGATAACCTTTGAGTATGGCCGGCCCACCATCATGATGCTGGAGAAGTCGCTGGACAACGGGAGGACTTGGCACCCGTACCAGTATTACGCAGATGACTGCATGGAGGCCTTCAGCATGCCAGCACGGAGGGTCCGGGACCTCTCCACCACCAGTGCCAACAGGGTCCTCTGCACGGAGGAGTATTCCCGCTGGGTGGGATCCAAAAAGGAGAAGACTGTCCGGTTCGAGGTGAGGGACCGCTTTGCCATCTTTGCTGGCCCCGACCTCAAGAACATGGACAACTTGTACACACGGCTGGAGAGCGCCAAAGGGCTCAAGGACTTCTTCACCGTGACTGACCTGAGGATGAGGCTGCTGAGGCCAGCCCTGGGGGGCACCTACGTGCAGAGGGAGAACCTGTACAAGTACTTCTACGCCGTCTCCAACATTGAAGTCACCGGCAG GTGTAAATGCAACCTCCACGCTAACCTGTGTACCTTCAAAGAGGGCAGCCTTCAGTGCGAGTGTGAGCACAACACCACGGGGCAGGACTGCGGCAAGTGCAAGAAGAACTTTCGCTCCAGGTCTTGGCGAGCAGGATCCTACCTGCCTCTCCCCAACGGGTCCCCCAACGCAT gTGCAGCTGCAGGCTCAGCCTTTGGCA CGTTTGAGCGACCGCAGCGGGTTACCACCGCAAAAACGACCACtgcaaaaaccaccaccaccaccaccaccacccccaccagcaccactaccaccagcaccaccaccaccaccagcacccccctacctgccaccaccaccacccaaccAG CAAGCATCACCAGACCAGTCCCTGAGCTCGCTGCCTCTGTGCCTGtcaaagagagacagaaaaaaacag CTGTTCAGGGCCCAAAAAATGCAGCAGCCCTCGGACCTAAGCTGAAGCCACCAGAGCCTCCCAAGAACATTCGAG TGGCCCCGAAGAGCAAAGCAGGGCGCACAGCGCACACTGCAGGCAAGAAGCACAAGAAGAAGCCAG CATCCTCAAACATCTCCAAACTCATCCGGCTCAAACCAGACTCTGGCCCAGTGGCTCCTATCGAAACATATAAAG ACTGCGAGTGCTACGGCCACTCCAACCGCTGCAGCTACATCGACTTCCTCAACGTGGTGACCTGCGTGAGCTGCAAGCACAACACGCGGggccagcactgccagcactgccgCCTGGGCTTCTACCGCAACAGCTCGGCGGAGCTGGACGACGAGAATGTATGCATAG AATGTAACTGCAACCAGATCGGCTCCCTGCACGACCGCTGCAACGAGACCGGCTACTGTGAATGCAAAGAAGGTGCCACGGGGCCCAAGTGCGACGACTGCCTGCCCAACTACTACTGGAGGCAGGGCTGCTTCC CCAACGTCTGTGACGAggagctcctgctctgccagaaCGGCGGCACCTGCTACCAGAACCAGCGCTGCGTCTGCCCCGTAGGCTTCAAGGGGGTCCTGTGCCAGCAATCGCGGTGCGAAGTCGACAAAAAGGACTGCGACGGTGCCCCCAGCGCGCGCGCCGGCCTCGGCACCATCCTCCTCAGCGTGCTCGTCCTGCAGCTGCGCGGCTTCGTGGACCTCTGA
- the NTNG2 gene encoding netrin-G2 isoform X3, producing MLYLLALLLHRLPLAMGQYDICKSWVTTDDGPSWEFYACQPKAMRMKDYVTVRVDPAGITCGDPPERFCTHENPYLCSDECDASNPDLAHPPKLMFDSEDEGLATYWQSVTWRRYPEPLLANITLSWNKSIELTDDIVITFEYGRPTIMMLEKSLDNGRTWHPYQYYADDCMEAFSMPARRVRDLSTTSANRVLCTEEYSRWVGSKKEKTVRFEVRDRFAIFAGPDLKNMDNLYTRLESAKGLKDFFTVTDLRMRLLRPALGGTYVQRENLYKYFYAVSNIEVTGRCKCNLHANLCTFKEGSLQCECEHNTTGQDCGKCKKNFRSRSWRAGSYLPLPNGSPNACAAAGSAFGTFERPQRVTTAKTTTAKTTTTTTTTPTSTTTTSTTTTTSTPLPATTTTQPASITRPVPELAASVPVKERQKKTASSNISKLIRLKPDSGPVAPIETYKDCECYGHSNRCSYIDFLNVVTCVSCKHNTRGQHCQHCRLGFYRNSSAELDDENVCIECNCNQIGSLHDRCNETGYCECKEGATGPKCDDCLPNYYWRQGCFPNVCDEELLLCQNGGTCYQNQRCVCPVGFKGVLCQQSRCEVDKKDCDGAPSARAGLGTILLSVLVLQLRGFVDL from the exons ATGCTGTACCTGCTCGCTCTCCTTCTGCACCGTCTCCCCTTGGCCATGGGACAGTATGACATTTGCAAGTCCTGGGTGACCACAGACGATGGCCCGTCATGGGAGTTTTACGCTTGTCAGCCCAAGGCCATGCGGATGAAGGATTATGTGACAGTGAGAGTGGATCCAGCAGGCATCACCTGTGGGGACCCTCCGGAGCGGTTCTGCACCCAC GAGAACCCGTACCTGTGCAGCGACGAGTGCGATGCCTCCAACCCCGACCTGGCCCACCCGCCCAAGCTCATGTTCGACAGCGAGGACGAAGGGCTGGCCACGTACTGGCAGAGCGTGACGTGGCGCCGGTACCCGGAGCCACTGCTGGCCAACATCACGCTGTCCTGGAACAAGAGCATCGAGCTGACGGACGACATCGTGATAACCTTTGAGTATGGCCGGCCCACCATCATGATGCTGGAGAAGTCGCTGGACAACGGGAGGACTTGGCACCCGTACCAGTATTACGCAGATGACTGCATGGAGGCCTTCAGCATGCCAGCACGGAGGGTCCGGGACCTCTCCACCACCAGTGCCAACAGGGTCCTCTGCACGGAGGAGTATTCCCGCTGGGTGGGATCCAAAAAGGAGAAGACTGTCCGGTTCGAGGTGAGGGACCGCTTTGCCATCTTTGCTGGCCCCGACCTCAAGAACATGGACAACTTGTACACACGGCTGGAGAGCGCCAAAGGGCTCAAGGACTTCTTCACCGTGACTGACCTGAGGATGAGGCTGCTGAGGCCAGCCCTGGGGGGCACCTACGTGCAGAGGGAGAACCTGTACAAGTACTTCTACGCCGTCTCCAACATTGAAGTCACCGGCAG GTGTAAATGCAACCTCCACGCTAACCTGTGTACCTTCAAAGAGGGCAGCCTTCAGTGCGAGTGTGAGCACAACACCACGGGGCAGGACTGCGGCAAGTGCAAGAAGAACTTTCGCTCCAGGTCTTGGCGAGCAGGATCCTACCTGCCTCTCCCCAACGGGTCCCCCAACGCAT gTGCAGCTGCAGGCTCAGCCTTTGGCA CGTTTGAGCGACCGCAGCGGGTTACCACCGCAAAAACGACCACtgcaaaaaccaccaccaccaccaccaccacccccaccagcaccactaccaccagcaccaccaccaccaccagcacccccctacctgccaccaccaccacccaaccAG CAAGCATCACCAGACCAGTCCCTGAGCTCGCTGCCTCTGTGCCTGtcaaagagagacagaaaaaaacag CATCCTCAAACATCTCCAAACTCATCCGGCTCAAACCAGACTCTGGCCCAGTGGCTCCTATCGAAACATATAAAG ACTGCGAGTGCTACGGCCACTCCAACCGCTGCAGCTACATCGACTTCCTCAACGTGGTGACCTGCGTGAGCTGCAAGCACAACACGCGGggccagcactgccagcactgccgCCTGGGCTTCTACCGCAACAGCTCGGCGGAGCTGGACGACGAGAATGTATGCATAG AATGTAACTGCAACCAGATCGGCTCCCTGCACGACCGCTGCAACGAGACCGGCTACTGTGAATGCAAAGAAGGTGCCACGGGGCCCAAGTGCGACGACTGCCTGCCCAACTACTACTGGAGGCAGGGCTGCTTCC CCAACGTCTGTGACGAggagctcctgctctgccagaaCGGCGGCACCTGCTACCAGAACCAGCGCTGCGTCTGCCCCGTAGGCTTCAAGGGGGTCCTGTGCCAGCAATCGCGGTGCGAAGTCGACAAAAAGGACTGCGACGGTGCCCCCAGCGCGCGCGCCGGCCTCGGCACCATCCTCCTCAGCGTGCTCGTCCTGCAGCTGCGCGGCTTCGTGGACCTCTGA
- the NTNG2 gene encoding netrin-G2 isoform X4, with the protein MLYLLALLLHRLPLAMGQYDICKSWVTTDDGPSWEFYACQPKAMRMKDYVTVRVDPAGITCGDPPERFCTHENPYLCSDECDASNPDLAHPPKLMFDSEDEGLATYWQSVTWRRYPEPLLANITLSWNKSIELTDDIVITFEYGRPTIMMLEKSLDNGRTWHPYQYYADDCMEAFSMPARRVRDLSTTSANRVLCTEEYSRWVGSKKEKTVRFEVRDRFAIFAGPDLKNMDNLYTRLESAKGLKDFFTVTDLRMRLLRPALGGTYVQRENLYKYFYAVSNIEVTGRCKCNLHANLCTFKEGSLQCECEHNTTGQDCGKCKKNFRSRSWRAGSYLPLPNGSPNACAAAGSAFGTFERPQRVTTAKTTTAKTTTTTTTTPTSTTTTSTTTTTSTPLPATTTTQPASITRPVPELAASVPVKERQKKTDCECYGHSNRCSYIDFLNVVTCVSCKHNTRGQHCQHCRLGFYRNSSAELDDENVCIECNCNQIGSLHDRCNETGYCECKEGATGPKCDDCLPNYYWRQGCFPNVCDEELLLCQNGGTCYQNQRCVCPVGFKGVLCQQSRCEVDKKDCDGAPSARAGLGTILLSVLVLQLRGFVDL; encoded by the exons ATGCTGTACCTGCTCGCTCTCCTTCTGCACCGTCTCCCCTTGGCCATGGGACAGTATGACATTTGCAAGTCCTGGGTGACCACAGACGATGGCCCGTCATGGGAGTTTTACGCTTGTCAGCCCAAGGCCATGCGGATGAAGGATTATGTGACAGTGAGAGTGGATCCAGCAGGCATCACCTGTGGGGACCCTCCGGAGCGGTTCTGCACCCAC GAGAACCCGTACCTGTGCAGCGACGAGTGCGATGCCTCCAACCCCGACCTGGCCCACCCGCCCAAGCTCATGTTCGACAGCGAGGACGAAGGGCTGGCCACGTACTGGCAGAGCGTGACGTGGCGCCGGTACCCGGAGCCACTGCTGGCCAACATCACGCTGTCCTGGAACAAGAGCATCGAGCTGACGGACGACATCGTGATAACCTTTGAGTATGGCCGGCCCACCATCATGATGCTGGAGAAGTCGCTGGACAACGGGAGGACTTGGCACCCGTACCAGTATTACGCAGATGACTGCATGGAGGCCTTCAGCATGCCAGCACGGAGGGTCCGGGACCTCTCCACCACCAGTGCCAACAGGGTCCTCTGCACGGAGGAGTATTCCCGCTGGGTGGGATCCAAAAAGGAGAAGACTGTCCGGTTCGAGGTGAGGGACCGCTTTGCCATCTTTGCTGGCCCCGACCTCAAGAACATGGACAACTTGTACACACGGCTGGAGAGCGCCAAAGGGCTCAAGGACTTCTTCACCGTGACTGACCTGAGGATGAGGCTGCTGAGGCCAGCCCTGGGGGGCACCTACGTGCAGAGGGAGAACCTGTACAAGTACTTCTACGCCGTCTCCAACATTGAAGTCACCGGCAG GTGTAAATGCAACCTCCACGCTAACCTGTGTACCTTCAAAGAGGGCAGCCTTCAGTGCGAGTGTGAGCACAACACCACGGGGCAGGACTGCGGCAAGTGCAAGAAGAACTTTCGCTCCAGGTCTTGGCGAGCAGGATCCTACCTGCCTCTCCCCAACGGGTCCCCCAACGCAT gTGCAGCTGCAGGCTCAGCCTTTGGCA CGTTTGAGCGACCGCAGCGGGTTACCACCGCAAAAACGACCACtgcaaaaaccaccaccaccaccaccaccacccccaccagcaccactaccaccagcaccaccaccaccaccagcacccccctacctgccaccaccaccacccaaccAG CAAGCATCACCAGACCAGTCCCTGAGCTCGCTGCCTCTGTGCCTGtcaaagagagacagaaaaaaacag ACTGCGAGTGCTACGGCCACTCCAACCGCTGCAGCTACATCGACTTCCTCAACGTGGTGACCTGCGTGAGCTGCAAGCACAACACGCGGggccagcactgccagcactgccgCCTGGGCTTCTACCGCAACAGCTCGGCGGAGCTGGACGACGAGAATGTATGCATAG AATGTAACTGCAACCAGATCGGCTCCCTGCACGACCGCTGCAACGAGACCGGCTACTGTGAATGCAAAGAAGGTGCCACGGGGCCCAAGTGCGACGACTGCCTGCCCAACTACTACTGGAGGCAGGGCTGCTTCC CCAACGTCTGTGACGAggagctcctgctctgccagaaCGGCGGCACCTGCTACCAGAACCAGCGCTGCGTCTGCCCCGTAGGCTTCAAGGGGGTCCTGTGCCAGCAATCGCGGTGCGAAGTCGACAAAAAGGACTGCGACGGTGCCCCCAGCGCGCGCGCCGGCCTCGGCACCATCCTCCTCAGCGTGCTCGTCCTGCAGCTGCGCGGCTTCGTGGACCTCTGA
- the NTNG2 gene encoding netrin-G2 isoform X5, with protein MLYLLALLLHRLPLAMGQYDICKSWVTTDDGPSWEFYACQPKAMRMKDYVTVRVDPAGITCGDPPERFCTHENPYLCSDECDASNPDLAHPPKLMFDSEDEGLATYWQSVTWRRYPEPLLANITLSWNKSIELTDDIVITFEYGRPTIMMLEKSLDNGRTWHPYQYYADDCMEAFSMPARRVRDLSTTSANRVLCTEEYSRWVGSKKEKTVRFEVRDRFAIFAGPDLKNMDNLYTRLESAKGLKDFFTVTDLRMRLLRPALGGTYVQRENLYKYFYAVSNIEVTGRCKCNLHANLCTFKEGSLQCECEHNTTGQDCGKCKKNFRSRSWRAGSYLPLPNGSPNACAAAGSAFGTFERPQRVTTAKTTTAKTTTTTTTTPTSTTTTSTTTTTSTPLPATTTTQPDCECYGHSNRCSYIDFLNVVTCVSCKHNTRGQHCQHCRLGFYRNSSAELDDENVCIECNCNQIGSLHDRCNETGYCECKEGATGPKCDDCLPNYYWRQGCFPNVCDEELLLCQNGGTCYQNQRCVCPVGFKGVLCQQSRCEVDKKDCDGAPSARAGLGTILLSVLVLQLRGFVDL; from the exons ATGCTGTACCTGCTCGCTCTCCTTCTGCACCGTCTCCCCTTGGCCATGGGACAGTATGACATTTGCAAGTCCTGGGTGACCACAGACGATGGCCCGTCATGGGAGTTTTACGCTTGTCAGCCCAAGGCCATGCGGATGAAGGATTATGTGACAGTGAGAGTGGATCCAGCAGGCATCACCTGTGGGGACCCTCCGGAGCGGTTCTGCACCCAC GAGAACCCGTACCTGTGCAGCGACGAGTGCGATGCCTCCAACCCCGACCTGGCCCACCCGCCCAAGCTCATGTTCGACAGCGAGGACGAAGGGCTGGCCACGTACTGGCAGAGCGTGACGTGGCGCCGGTACCCGGAGCCACTGCTGGCCAACATCACGCTGTCCTGGAACAAGAGCATCGAGCTGACGGACGACATCGTGATAACCTTTGAGTATGGCCGGCCCACCATCATGATGCTGGAGAAGTCGCTGGACAACGGGAGGACTTGGCACCCGTACCAGTATTACGCAGATGACTGCATGGAGGCCTTCAGCATGCCAGCACGGAGGGTCCGGGACCTCTCCACCACCAGTGCCAACAGGGTCCTCTGCACGGAGGAGTATTCCCGCTGGGTGGGATCCAAAAAGGAGAAGACTGTCCGGTTCGAGGTGAGGGACCGCTTTGCCATCTTTGCTGGCCCCGACCTCAAGAACATGGACAACTTGTACACACGGCTGGAGAGCGCCAAAGGGCTCAAGGACTTCTTCACCGTGACTGACCTGAGGATGAGGCTGCTGAGGCCAGCCCTGGGGGGCACCTACGTGCAGAGGGAGAACCTGTACAAGTACTTCTACGCCGTCTCCAACATTGAAGTCACCGGCAG GTGTAAATGCAACCTCCACGCTAACCTGTGTACCTTCAAAGAGGGCAGCCTTCAGTGCGAGTGTGAGCACAACACCACGGGGCAGGACTGCGGCAAGTGCAAGAAGAACTTTCGCTCCAGGTCTTGGCGAGCAGGATCCTACCTGCCTCTCCCCAACGGGTCCCCCAACGCAT gTGCAGCTGCAGGCTCAGCCTTTGGCA CGTTTGAGCGACCGCAGCGGGTTACCACCGCAAAAACGACCACtgcaaaaaccaccaccaccaccaccaccacccccaccagcaccactaccaccagcaccaccaccaccaccagcacccccctacctgccaccaccaccacccaaccAG ACTGCGAGTGCTACGGCCACTCCAACCGCTGCAGCTACATCGACTTCCTCAACGTGGTGACCTGCGTGAGCTGCAAGCACAACACGCGGggccagcactgccagcactgccgCCTGGGCTTCTACCGCAACAGCTCGGCGGAGCTGGACGACGAGAATGTATGCATAG AATGTAACTGCAACCAGATCGGCTCCCTGCACGACCGCTGCAACGAGACCGGCTACTGTGAATGCAAAGAAGGTGCCACGGGGCCCAAGTGCGACGACTGCCTGCCCAACTACTACTGGAGGCAGGGCTGCTTCC CCAACGTCTGTGACGAggagctcctgctctgccagaaCGGCGGCACCTGCTACCAGAACCAGCGCTGCGTCTGCCCCGTAGGCTTCAAGGGGGTCCTGTGCCAGCAATCGCGGTGCGAAGTCGACAAAAAGGACTGCGACGGTGCCCCCAGCGCGCGCGCCGGCCTCGGCACCATCCTCCTCAGCGTGCTCGTCCTGCAGCTGCGCGGCTTCGTGGACCTCTGA